The genome window AAGATTCGGAAAACTGATGACCATTGTAGAGGGCATTGACGAGCACGATATTGACATAAGGGAACTTACTAAAGAGCTGAAAGCAAAATGTGCCTGCGGAGGTACTGCTAAAAAAGGTCAGATAGAACTTCAAGGGGACCATAAAAAACGTGTTAAAGAAGTTCTTGCTAACATGGGCTTTTCTTCAGACACTATTGAGATCCGTGAAATGGATCGAAAAAGTAACAGACGAAGATAAATTCGTATTGGGCCAACATGATAACTCCACAAAATATATTTCGACATGAGCTCATTGGGCTTGAAGTTGAAATTATGAAAAGCTCTCATAAAGAGTTAGTAGGGATTAAAGGGAAAATTGTAGATGAGACTCGAAATACTATTCAAATTGAAAATGAAAGTGGTAGAGAAACTCTGATTGCGAAAAATGTTGCAATTTTTCATTTCTTAATTCCTGATGGTCAGAAAGTGGAAATTGATGGAAAAATCTTAGTAAGTCGCCCGGAAGACAGAATAAAAAAGAAATTTAGGAAAATTTAATTGGTGATAATATGATTGGTATCGACGTTCCAGAGCCTAAATCC of Methanobacterium alcaliphilum contains these proteins:
- the yciH gene encoding stress response translation initiation inhibitor YciH produces the protein MKICDVCGLPDELCVCEEIAREVQTVKVYTVRRRFGKLMTIVEGIDEHDIDIRELTKELKAKCACGGTAKKGQIELQGDHKKRVKEVLANMGFSSDTIEIREMDRKSNRRR
- the rnp1 gene encoding ribonuclease P protein component 1 yields the protein MITPQNIFRHELIGLEVEIMKSSHKELVGIKGKIVDETRNTIQIENESGRETLIAKNVAIFHFLIPDGQKVEIDGKILVSRPEDRIKKKFRKI